The Metabacillus sediminilitoris genome window below encodes:
- a CDS encoding sensor histidine kinase: MVKTFLMERRSWILFFLFQQLIILFIAYIDTTIPFQSVVYLIFICMIVFSLFLFIRYNKETKFYKRLEEWEDHLDLTSLNESDSPFEKIIEKRITDQTKQLKLIVSQNRMIVEHEKDELLSWIHEVKTPLTAMHLMIERLDDYALKSQLTYEWLRIHLLLDQHLHQKRITFIENDLYLEMLPIKAIITKELKTLQTWCIQKGVGFDIQLEVTEVLSDAKWLAFIIRQLLSNAVKYSDSGDIIIRSYKHDDQTILEIQDFGRGIDSKDLPRIFEKGFTSTTKHDDNASTGMGLYLSKKAAKPLLISINVYSIIGEGTTFALLFPKRNDFVNIIGM, translated from the coding sequence ATGGTTAAAACATTCTTAATGGAAAGGCGAAGCTGGATTCTTTTCTTTTTATTCCAGCAGTTGATTATCCTCTTTATCGCTTATATAGATACAACGATCCCATTCCAGTCTGTAGTCTATTTGATTTTCATATGCATGATCGTGTTTAGTCTTTTTTTGTTTATCCGTTACAACAAAGAAACTAAGTTTTATAAAAGATTAGAAGAATGGGAAGATCATCTAGATTTAACAAGCTTAAATGAATCGGATAGTCCCTTTGAAAAGATAATTGAAAAACGGATCACTGACCAAACAAAACAATTGAAACTTATTGTTTCACAAAATCGAATGATTGTTGAGCATGAAAAAGATGAACTTTTATCTTGGATTCATGAGGTAAAGACACCTTTGACAGCGATGCATTTAATGATAGAAAGATTAGATGACTATGCATTAAAATCACAACTAACCTATGAATGGCTGCGTATCCACCTGCTATTAGATCAGCACCTCCATCAAAAACGGATTACCTTTATTGAAAATGACTTATATTTAGAGATGCTTCCTATTAAAGCCATCATCACAAAAGAGCTTAAAACGTTACAAACATGGTGTATTCAAAAAGGGGTTGGCTTTGATATACAGCTTGAGGTAACCGAGGTACTTAGTGATGCAAAATGGCTGGCTTTTATTATAAGACAGCTATTATCTAATGCGGTAAAATATAGTGATTCAGGCGATATCATCATTCGAAGCTATAAGCATGATGATCAAACGATTTTAGAAATTCAAGACTTTGGCAGGGGCATTGATTCTAAGGATTTACCGCGAATTTTTGAAAAAGGCTTTACATCCACAACGAAACATGATGACAATGCGTCTACAGGTATGGGCTTATATTTATCAAAAAAAGCGGCAAAACCATTATTAATATCGATAAATGTTTACTCCATAATCGGTGAAGGTACAACCTTTGCTTTGCTCTTTCCAAAAAGAAATGATTTCGTGAATATAATCGGCATGTGA
- a CDS encoding amino acid ABC transporter permease: MTFEWIIKIITENWPMFLRGAGVTLLIALIGTIFGAVIGLLAGVIRTIPMPEKGAKKILLKVINVILSIYIEFFRGTPMIVQAMVIFYGSALAYGIDMDPLAAAIFIVSINTGAYMAEIVRGGVVSIDKGQFEAAHALGMNHLQTMMNVVLPQVVRNILPATGNQFVINIKDTSVLNVISVTELYFQTKSIAGNNFRYFESFFVACVIYFIMTFAVTRILRYIEKKLDGPDNYTMNVHDAEK; the protein is encoded by the coding sequence ATGACATTTGAGTGGATCATAAAAATTATTACAGAAAACTGGCCGATGTTCCTGCGTGGAGCAGGAGTAACACTTTTAATTGCATTAATAGGTACTATTTTTGGAGCGGTCATCGGATTGCTGGCGGGAGTTATTCGTACGATTCCAATGCCTGAAAAAGGTGCAAAAAAGATTTTATTAAAAGTGATTAATGTCATTCTTTCGATTTATATTGAATTTTTCCGCGGAACACCGATGATTGTGCAAGCGATGGTTATTTTTTATGGCTCAGCTTTAGCGTATGGGATCGATATGGATCCGTTAGCTGCAGCAATCTTTATCGTGTCGATTAATACAGGAGCTTATATGGCTGAGATTGTTCGCGGTGGTGTTGTATCGATTGATAAAGGCCAATTTGAAGCAGCACATGCGTTAGGAATGAATCATCTACAAACAATGATGAATGTCGTATTGCCGCAAGTGGTTCGTAATATTCTTCCGGCAACAGGTAATCAGTTTGTCATTAATATTAAAGATACCTCTGTTCTTAACGTTATTTCGGTAACCGAATTATATTTCCAAACAAAATCAATTGCAGGTAATAACTTTAGATATTTCGAATCATTCTTTGTAGCATGTGTGATTTATTTTATTATGACGTTTGCAGTTACAAGAATATTACGTTATATCGAAAAGAAATTAGATGGTCCTGATAACTACACAATGAATGTACATGATGCTGAAAAATAA
- a CDS encoding transporter substrate-binding domain-containing protein, with product MRRKLPFFIVTLLSAIILLAGCGTSSSPESSSKDDNTFKVGLEAGYAPFNWTQTGDENGAVKIDGNAEYAGGYDVEIAKKIADGLGKELVIVKTEWDGLVPALTSGKIDAIIAGMSPTAERKETIDFSDNYYKSDLVMVVKKGSKYDGATSIQDFKGAKVTAQLNTFHYSVIDQIEGVAKEPAMDNFPAMRVALESGVIDGYVSERPEAVSASAANENFAMVEFTKGFETSDDDTAIAVGVAKDSELTEKINEILAGISEEERTSIMDAAIKNQPAAE from the coding sequence ATGAGAAGAAAATTACCATTTTTTATCGTCACATTACTTTCAGCTATTATCCTATTAGCAGGATGTGGCACAAGCAGCAGTCCAGAATCTTCATCTAAAGACGATAATACATTCAAGGTTGGTCTTGAGGCTGGATATGCACCATTTAACTGGACGCAAACAGGTGATGAAAATGGTGCTGTTAAAATTGATGGCAATGCAGAATATGCTGGCGGTTATGATGTTGAGATCGCTAAAAAAATTGCTGATGGTTTAGGAAAAGAATTAGTGATTGTAAAAACAGAATGGGACGGACTTGTTCCGGCTTTAACTTCAGGTAAAATCGATGCGATTATCGCAGGCATGTCGCCGACAGCTGAACGAAAAGAAACAATCGATTTCTCAGACAACTATTATAAATCAGATTTAGTTATGGTCGTTAAAAAAGGCAGCAAGTATGATGGTGCTACTTCAATCCAAGATTTCAAAGGAGCTAAAGTAACAGCTCAATTAAATACATTCCATTATTCAGTCATTGATCAAATTGAAGGTGTCGCGAAAGAGCCAGCTATGGATAACTTCCCAGCAATGAGGGTGGCTCTTGAATCAGGAGTCATTGATGGTTACGTTTCAGAGCGACCTGAAGCTGTTAGTGCATCAGCTGCTAACGAAAATTTTGCAATGGTTGAATTTACTAAAGGATTTGAAACATCTGATGATGATACAGCAATTGCTGTAGGTGTTGCAAAGGACAGTGAATTGACAGAAAAAATCAATGAAATTTTAGCAGGTATTTCAGAGGAAGAACGTACTAGTATCATGGATGCGGCGATTAAAAATCAACCAGCAGCAGAATAA
- a CDS encoding response regulator transcription factor, with protein sequence MFKLLLIEDDETLFQEIKDRLTGWSYDVYGINDFSKVIQEFTAIKPDLVIIDIQLPKFDGFHWCRMIRTHSNVPIIFLSSRDHPTDMVMSMQLGADDFIQKPFHFDVLIAKIQAILRRVYNYNTEPISLKTWSGATVDYEKNVVTNDAGSIELTKNEVFILKILIEHKNKIVSREELIRSLWDDERFVSDNTLTVNVNRLRKKLEELGLGRYIETKIGQGYIAIEEEDANG encoded by the coding sequence TTGTTTAAACTATTGCTAATTGAAGATGATGAAACACTATTTCAAGAAATTAAGGATCGATTGACTGGGTGGTCTTATGATGTTTATGGAATTAACGATTTTAGTAAAGTAATTCAAGAGTTTACTGCCATAAAGCCAGATCTAGTCATTATAGATATTCAATTGCCGAAATTTGATGGATTTCATTGGTGCCGAATGATTCGAACACACTCAAACGTTCCAATTATTTTCTTATCCTCGCGTGATCATCCGACTGATATGGTGATGTCTATGCAGCTTGGAGCTGATGATTTTATCCAAAAGCCATTCCATTTTGATGTACTCATTGCAAAAATACAAGCTATTCTTCGGCGAGTATACAATTACAACACTGAACCTATATCCCTCAAAACATGGAGCGGGGCAACGGTTGATTATGAAAAAAATGTGGTAACTAATGACGCAGGCTCAATCGAATTAACAAAAAATGAAGTTTTCATATTAAAAATACTAATCGAACATAAAAATAAGATCGTAAGCCGTGAAGAATTAATAAGAAGCTTATGGGATGACGAACGGTTTGTAAGTGATAATACCTTAACCGTCAATGTTAATCGATTGCGGAAAAAACTAGAAGAACTCGGGTTGGGGCGTTATATTGAAACAAAAATTGGACAGGGTTATATTGCAATTGAAGAGGAAGATGCAAATGGTTAA